ctcccctccccccctcctccccctctcctcctcccctctaaCAAGGAGAAGGCACTTGGGCTTGAAATGCTCCAATTGCTACATTGATGGTTCCTCTCCACTGCCGGCCAGTCTAACCACTGTTCCCATCACCATTTCCAGCTATGGTTTGTCTACCAGTGGGTGAATGTTACACAGTGGAGTGCATGATGAGCCACTTGTGTCCTGTTAGTAGTAATGCGTTAACACCGGCCAGCTCTATTTTTGATCCTCTCAGATGGGAGTCATTATTACATATGGAAGAAGAAGGTGGTAATTTCCATGGTAGAAAGCAATCAGCAGCCCAGTGGAAAGCGGCAGGATGTAATTATCTGTATATGTGTGACATGCACTGTACATCTGCGATGCTCTCTTAAAGCACAATCGCAGCATCTTGAAAACAGTGTTAAAAGCCCCATGAAACACTAACTGCCTCGCTCTTTTAATGCCATCTCCTTGGGGAACAAGCAAGAAGAAACCTGTGGGTTTTAAAAGCTTTACTTTGCAGCTGCACAACAAAGGATGTCACCATGCTTTTCAGCACCCCATTGTTGGGTATTATCAAGGTGTGAAGGCTTTGAAAACAACACCTGTGGTAGTGTGTCTGACAATTACTCCCTGCCTAAAGACATGCTAAAAAAGAAGTAGGACGGTCATTATGAATAGGACTAACCTCTATGAACTGGAGCTCACCCCAGTTTGAGCCCCTTTGTGATTGGCAGCCGgaatttccttttttcctctgccTGGGCTTTGGTGTTTTCACGGTATGAGGAGGACTAACTACAGCGCTGATGAAAGAATCTTACGAGATGGAGAGCCGGGACTTCGATGGGGAGCCAGATCTTCTTGTGTGCTGTTAGGGGAACCGTTACAGAATGAAGCTCTGAAACAACAAACCAGCGCGAGCATTTACAAAAGCAGCATCCAAGTTCAGAGCTCTGGGAGAGGGATTTCAGGACCATTCTCTTGAATGGTTTGCAACTTTAATCAGCACATTCCCACAAAGGCTCCTCAAAGCTTCCCCTCCCAGCATATTCTTCTGCCGTAACAAGAACTCTAGACGGCACTGGTTGTGAAAAAcagtgtggggttttttttgtggttaACATACAAAATAGATTACTACAAGGAAGATGAACCAAACCAAGGCTTTGACAACAGGTTTGTGTgggtgcacgcgtgtgtgtgtgtgtgtgtgtgtgtgtgtgtgtgtgtgtgttgtgctggaGGCGGGAAGCACACTGCTCCCAGCTGGGTATTGCCCTGCAACTGACCTTGCTGTCTCCGCAGTAATTAGACAGCGGCAGGCGACTGCCTCCTGAACTCCTGCTGCCCCCTCTGTGTGCCGCCTCTCTGCTGGCCCATACAATGGGTGTGAAAAGGAGGGCTCATACCCACCCATACATTCAGACCTGGGAGATAGGATATGGCTGTGTTCTACTGGGGCTATTGGGGATAGAAAAAGCACACATCAGCCACTATGGAGTAGCATCTGCACTGCACCCTGACTCACAAGGTCTCGTTTCAAGCCATTGCAACATTAATTTGTTGATTGCAGAGCTTTTAGTTCCACCATTTGTTGATGCTAAATCCTGTTAGCTATGCCCAGTTAGAACAATGACTGTTTTATCAGTGATACTGAAGGGGCTTATGCAAGGTCAATTAGAAACTGTTTTCTTACTATTTCTATCCTGATAGCAATTTGGCCAATTGTTGTTTGTTCTGATGGTCCTGTGTGTTGTTAATGAGAACTGTCAGGTTTGTTTGTTAGGCTCAAATCCTATTAAAAGATTTCAGTTATTTATCAAGACCTGTCCGCCGTCACTGATTACTCAAATGGGCTTGCAAATGAAGCAAACAAAAAAGCCAATCAAAAGCAACTTGAGATGAAGGCTGTTCAGACGGGGAGCCAAACGGTTCTGACACTGGATctgataaagaaataaagaacaTATGCCAGATCGCGGTCTTCTTTTATGTCCCCAAAGCCTTAAAAAGCTAGTGCCTAAAAGCTAATATTTCATACCGTGGTTTCCTTCTGCCACTATTACCATTACACAGTTATGGCCACACAAAGACTTGCATCACTAAGAATAGGAAAGGATTTTAAAGGTTCCTAGCTGCTCAAATTGTCATTCTGTAGATGCCAAAACAATATGTTGCATATTTGTCCCCAGACACAGTTTGGtagagaatttaaaaaaataggaGGGTGGCAGAGTGGCCTAGTTTTCAGAGCGACAGGCAGAAAATGACAGCTTTGACTCCTGCAAGAGACAATGTTGGGGATAGATAGCCATGTAACCAGCTGACATGTCTCTAAGAAACACGCTGGATCCTGACATGCTCATTCATTGTAAGCCGCTGttgataagagtgtcagctaaatgtaaaATCTTAAATATACCATACTACTGTTTCAGTTTGCCGTCCCTGCAGAGAAAAAGCAGATGTATGTTACTACATGCTAGATGTCTTTCatgtacagtaaaataattaGTTACTCTCAGACTAATATGTCATTGCGAATAAGGCAATATAGCACCCAATGGCTGGATGGATATTCACACATAAACAATACAACAGGGGTGAATGACAGGCTGGCTCATaggctcacagacagacactctgtcttgtactctctctctctctctctctctctctctctctctctctctctctctctctctctcagacgcACAAGATCACTTTCCAGAGGACTTTTTGCTCAAATATTAACCTTGGTCACGGGCGACCAGCCAAACCCCACACTGGCCCCCTCAGCACTTCACACACGCACTGTTTTCAGACTCCCTGACCAGAGATGACGGGGCTCATCTGCCCAACAGGCCGTGTAATCTCTTTgagaatgtgtgtttgagagatgAGGAGGGCTCACCCCCTGATTTCATTACCTTTCCCTGACCCCAAAGACTGACAGATCTAATTGCCCAATCACTAGCCCCCCAGCTCCATCCAACCCCATGTTCCCTGCTCAAATGACCGGCCTTCATTTAGTCTCCGGGTGGATGAAGAGACAGTTCATTCACACAGCAACCCCCAACCCTTTAATCTTGCTCGAAAACTATTTGTCGGACTGAAAAtggcctctctgttctctgaatgaaaagagaatttctgcCCATAGATCTCCACAGTTCCACCAGGTCCCACTGCCAAAAAATTACGCAAAACCTACGCAATGTTTTGTTTATGACTGGTTGCCGAAAATAAAACCCTTTGCAAGCAACCATTCACCTGAATTTGCATCTGATCTTTTCCCAGCTTAAAATGCAGTGCATTTCCCTGTTTGTGTtaacttttgaaaatgttatttttgctAGGTGATCTTGTGGGGCCGGACAGAAAAGTGCCTCAAAGAGACAGCTGAAGAGATCTCCCTCTCAGGAACAGAGTGCCATTACTTCCTGTGTGATGTGGCCAATCGGGAGGAAGTTTACAAGCAAGCCAAGGTGGTTAGAGAAAAGGTACGCCAGCTTGAACACAATAtggatgtttttatttacacaaagaaaaatgtcattttgcacGAAGTGAAACACTACACAAAGCTTTTCCCAGTGAtgcctctcccttcctctgtatGTGCGTTGGCTCGGAGCTtctcaagcctctctctctctctctctctctcgcatctGGTGTATAGATTACACTTCAACTGAAATGTCTGAATAAGAGCAGGGAATATTGCTGTCAGCTCTGGTGCGACAACTGTATTATCTCATGAAAGCAAACAGAAAGTGCATAAGATCTTTGGGAGTGatctcttgctttttttttttgactgtggTTCTGTTCAATATCAGGTGGGAGACGTTACAATACTAGTGAACAACGCAGCTGTGGTCCATGGTAAAAGCCTGATGGACAGCGATGATGACGCCCTTCTGAAGTCCCAACACATCAACACCATGGGACAGTTCTGGGTAAGAGCTGCTGAAGTTGAAGCAGAGATACTGTGCATAGAGAAGTAGGGGAATTCCTGCCAGCAGATTATCCTTATCATTTGCAAACGTTGGTTTCAGCAGCCTGTGCCCTTGTATGGCTTGACAGTATAGGTGCCCCCAGACTTGTCAATCATGGCTGCTTTTATGGCAGTTAAGTGGGGTATTTCCAAATTCATACCCTGAAACATCAGAGGGGTTTTTGGGACTTTATTTTGAATGGAGATCAAAAGACCATGTCATATGCAGACAGAAATGCAATTATAAACTAAATGGAAATGGGAATTTAATCTATGTTACACTCTGGGTCTATTTCCCCTGTCTGTTCTTCCTTTGTCTGACTGCATatatttcactttctttttccatccacccttctccttcctcctctcccttctccccttcATTCACCCCTTATCCTTTCCTCTACCGcatcctttctccccctctccatccacTCCCTCCTGTCCACAGACTACAAAGGCCTTCCTGCCACGGATGCTGGAGCTGCAGCACGGCCATGTTGTATGCATAAACTCCATCCTGTCCCAGTCTCCCATTCCTGGGGCCGTGGACTACTGCACCTCCAAGGCCTCCTCGCTGGCCTTCATGGAGAGCCTGACGCTCGGCCTGCTGGACTGTCCGGGCGTTGGCTGCACCACCGTGCTCCCCTTCCACACCAACACAGAGATGTTCCAGGGCATGAGAGTCAGGTGAGAAGGCACCCGAAAGGGGGAAGTTAGCACAGTATTTGTTGCTTATAATGTTAGCAATCCAGGATTTAAAcagtgctatgtgtagcattttaatatcaataaatcgttaccacattaattttgagacagtaTAATAACCATAAACAAACGGTCATCATCAAGAAGATTTGCAGCTTCTACTTtcctctacactgtattttacattagACTGGATTTTGTGGGAGTTTctcgcaatggcagatggtggaatgagtgaaaggccgatggaaaaatcacttccaacatgtttatcctcttcagtaaagcaaaagagaaaacgaaAGCACACAGAAGGAGAAGGGTAGTAGCAACATCcttttgtgacaggaagcaacagggtttatgggaaatgtagtctctAGAGAATGGCTAGCaataacaataccactggcttgagatagaggctaccagtctTCTTGACCATGGTCTCTTGTTTTCGTTATTCATgtcaaggtatcacaattagataatgatgtattgatgtttaaaaatgctacacacagcacTCTGGATAagtgtgtcagctaaatgccttaaatctaaatgttacTGAGTAATATTCTCCCCTTCCAAACAACTACCATCCAAGTGCAGTTGAGGAAGTTTCTGATCCCCCAAATGCTCCTGGCGAGCAGCTCAGTAGCTAATAGTACAAGAATGCCATAGTGCTGGGCAGCTCCACAGTTtgagtgtatgaatgtgtgtaagcctccctctccctgcagcGACTCTCCTGGGCTGTTTGTTGTAAATGACAATGTGTTCTTAGTAAACATTTCTGGTTAAATAAGGTTTCAAAACATGGAGCAAAAATAGCAGATTATATTCCTTTTTCAGATGTATGAACACCCCagattttttgacatttttgtataATGGCTACTGGAACATGATACACACATTTTGGCAGCATTCGCTAGCAAGACTATGGTCTACCTAGTATTTGTTGCTATGCTGCCATAAAAAGCATGCCTAGCTAGCTAAATCCTGCCATGTTTGCACTGAAATTGGACTGAGGTCAAATTCCAATGCCCCCAGATGCTTGTTATGAGAActagttttgttttgaaagaaGGCTCTAGCTCTTTCACTTCAGTTGTCAGAGTGATTGTCACCATACATTACTCTAACACTCATCTAATGTGTACTAATTTAACTTATATGTCTTTGCTGGTCTTTCTACCATAGATTTCCCCAGCTCTTTCCACCACTCAAACCCGAGACAGTTGCCCAGAAGACTGTTGATGCAGTCAGGACTGACAAGGCCTTCCTCTACCTGCCCTGGACCATGCATGCCCTTGTCATTCTTAAAAGGTAAGAGTtctcattttatatttatttgttttattgctttcattGCCATAATTTATGCATTATGCCTAACGTTATCTTACTGGTCTTTCTGCACTTTCTAGCTTCATGCCGCAAGTTGCACTTGAAGAAATCCACAAGTTTTCTGGAAGTTATACCTGCATGAACACGTTCAAAGGGAGGACATGAATCTGGATTGCGCAGAATGTCGGAGCAACCTCAACCACTCTGGGGTGTAATGAAGGGAATATTTCATGGACCTTAAGACATTTGGAAGTGGAGGAGGCCCCATGATAGTGTGAAGCAAAATAATTAGGGGACATTCGCAAGGCTGTTGCTCCTGCAGGTAGAATTCATTCACAAACTGCAGGATATACCCTGGTCCcatttgtgattgtgtgtgtgtgtgtgtgtgtgtgtgtgtatgtctgcgtgtgtgagtgactgtgtgtacacatgtataGTGTGGAGGACTGAGTACCATTCTCACTTTGAACAGAAGCCATGCATAGGTCTGTACCAGCAGTTATTCTGGGAGTCTTTTACACTCCTTTTAGCCTGTTTTTATGCTTCTTTTTTACTCTACTTTTCATGTGTCTTTGATTCAAAACACATTAATAAAATGGAGTTTTAGAGAAGCATCGTGTTTCTTTGTGCAtgatgaaaatagaaaatgtgtaCACTTGGGAGGTAccattgttttgtgtctggGTTTGACTCCCATGGCATTGTGATAACACCTCTGATTTATTCCAAGCATGAGATCACTGACTGTGACAGACGATGTTGTCAAAACATAAAACGCATGCTCAGGGGGCATGTGTGCGCTTGTTTGTTCTCTCATGTCAGAAGATgatggtgggggagggggggagggggggaggtggtgaggtgggggggcgggggggcatgCACTGAATGTGGATGGGCAATGACActatgttgtgttatgttgaGCCCAAGAAGGATCACCTGGGTGGCAAATGATGGGGATCCTGGAACAAAAAGaatatacacaaacattttttatgtctttatatTTTTAATGTCTTTCATTAACATGATAACATGTTGCGTAATTCTGGACTTTCACTAGGATCTGCTAAAGGTTTGTGTTGGCTCAAACAAATAGATCTGATCTACTAACAAAATCCAAAGGGCACATGTGCCTGAAAAATGGGACAATATGGATGCCTCTGTTCTTTTGCGCTTTCGCCTTattgcatttgtgggtgttccaaggctggAGCGCAACACAGAGCGAGGGAACAGTGGAAATTGGCAGTGGATGTGATCAACAGCGCCAGAGTCTTTGCAATTATCTGTTGATTGCAAACACTATTTAAGAActaggaaaagcatgtcttaaAACTTTGTGCACAGGCAAGCTTGGCTTTGATTGTAGATTGTAGATGTAATATACCAACAAATAAGAACTCAGTTGGAATAAACATGAATTTTGAATTGCAGTAAACCAGTTGTCTCTAACCATGTGCCACTGAGAGCCACGTGCAGCGCAGGTTTTCCCTCCAGCTAAACACTTGAGCAGCTGATTCACTGATTAGCACCTTCAACCAAAGAGGAGAAACTGATCTGTGAAATCCGATGGCGtttagtgtttggttggaatgaaaacctgtggacacatggctgttgatggcacatggtttgagACCACTTCACAAAACAATGCCAATGTTCTATTCTGTTTAGGATATTTTGCCTGGGGGAAATCAAACACCATCAAAAAAGTCTTTACTGCATTAGTTTATTACAGCTTTGTGGAGAAAGCAGCACCATGCATACATCACTTTCATCTATGTTGTCCATCAGCAGAGCTAGGGACAGACAGGCCTAATAGTTAATTAATTATCAACTGTCAGACTGCACCACTCCTCAAGCCAGTAGCTACAGTTTAGGTCTCCTGTTCCCAGCTTGTGGCACCTTATTGAAAGACCGCTGAATCAAATACACAGGCCATTAGATACTTAATTATAGGGTACACCAATTTTATGTTGTacttttatcatcatcatttgtgCTCTTGGCTAAACCcactgacaacaaaaaaaagttgtagTGCCTGTAGCTTGTAAATTGCCTGTAGCACCTCTGGGTAGTGTAATGCTTATCCATGGTATTGGATGcatacacattacatacatacaataaagTGACTTGACAAAGCTAAAGAGGACATTGGCACAATAGTGGGAATGGCAAGTTTATTTTGCCTGCATCAAGAACAAGGCAACATGAAAatcttgaaaaaacaaaacatggacaCACTCAGCTCTGAATATAAATATCAACTTAATTCACTTAGACCTTAGACCTATTTGATCGGGATGGGTATGGTTGACGGTTCATGCTTTGAGGGACCACAGCCTGCAGCGCATGGAGATCCTGCTTGTGGCAACCTTCACTTTGGTTCTGCTTATGTTTTCGGGTTCACGACATTAATGAATTATCTGCACCTGTGTATATTTGCATGCTCAGGCTCAGTGAATACCTTGTGTACCTGGGACCAACTGTGCCCACAGCTGTTTTTACGCTCCCCCCAATGTTTATAGATCTTTGTCTTAGGTAATCAAGAACCACTTGGACTCAGGTATGAGTAGTATTCTCAAATCCC
This DNA window, taken from Centroberyx gerrardi isolate f3 chromosome 5, fCenGer3.hap1.cur.20231027, whole genome shotgun sequence, encodes the following:
- the dhrs3b gene encoding short-chain dehydrogenase/reductase 3b, which produces MDLKSVGCMFLFPVQMLYYIVKASLFSLLPSRRKDLAKEVVLITGGGRGIGRHLAKEFAKQGARKVILWGRTEKCLKETAEEISLSGTECHYFLCDVANREEVYKQAKVVREKVGDVTILVNNAAVVHGKSLMDSDDDALLKSQHINTMGQFWTTKAFLPRMLELQHGHVVCINSILSQSPIPGAVDYCTSKASSLAFMESLTLGLLDCPGVGCTTVLPFHTNTEMFQGMRVRFPQLFPPLKPETVAQKTVDAVRTDKAFLYLPWTMHALVILKSFMPQVALEEIHKFSGSYTCMNTFKGRT